Proteins found in one Methanospirillum hungatei JF-1 genomic segment:
- a CDS encoding RNA recognition motif domain-containing protein — MEGKRLYVGNLTYSVKEDQLKDLFSQYGDVVSVKIIEQKGFGFVEMGTSEEAQAAMDALNQTVFEGRTMRIDEARPMQPRREFDRGSGGGGYNRGRGYGGGRNYS; from the coding sequence ATGGAAGGAAAGCGACTGTACGTCGGCAATCTGACGTACTCTGTGAAAGAAGACCAGCTGAAGGATCTCTTCTCTCAGTATGGTGACGTTGTCAGTGTAAAAATTATCGAGCAGAAAGGCTTCGGATTTGTCGAGATGGGTACCAGCGAAGAAGCCCAGGCGGCGATGGACGCTCTGAACCAGACCGTATTTGAGGGGCGGACCATGCGTATTGATGAAGCACGGCCCATGCAGCCAAGACGGGAGTTTGACCGTGGATCCGGCGGCGGGGGATATAACCGTGGCAGGGGATATGGCGGAGGCCGTAACTACTCATAA
- a CDS encoding DUF7123 family protein, giving the protein MLLQSKFPIKYNERQICLINYLKCQMKPGSNFFKSKYIARDTGLSSKEVGTNMALLSEICPDFKIERYSYSNSTTWLVTVPQV; this is encoded by the coding sequence ATGCTTTTACAGAGTAAATTTCCCATAAAATACAATGAGCGTCAGATCTGTCTGATAAATTACCTCAAATGTCAGATGAAACCAGGATCCAATTTTTTTAAGTCAAAGTATATCGCCAGGGATACTGGGTTGTCCTCAAAAGAAGTGGGGACTAACATGGCGTTATTGTCAGAGATATGTCCTGATTTTAAGATTGAGCGGTACAGTTACTCGAACAGTACGACCTGGTTAGTGACAGTACCACAGGTATAA
- a CDS encoding histone family protein, with protein sequence MADLPLAAVARVAKNNGAERVGADATQALVEHAENYLAKLVKEANKLSIHAGRKTLKAEDIEMAAEKFA encoded by the coding sequence ATGGCAGATTTACCACTTGCAGCCGTTGCCCGTGTCGCAAAGAACAATGGAGCTGAACGGGTCGGAGCAGATGCTACCCAGGCACTTGTTGAACATGCGGAAAATTACCTGGCAAAACTTGTAAAGGAAGCAAACAAACTCTCCATCCATGCCGGTCGGAAGACTCTCAAGGCCGAAGATATTGAGATGGCAGCAGAGAAATTCGCCTAA
- the thiC gene encoding phosphomethylpyrimidine synthase ThiC, translating to MVPTQYSLPDTSVLNTIAQAESLDNDRLIRLIQAGRVVVPRNPRRLCPPCAIGEGCKVKVNVNVGTSQGLCDPALEKEKAEAAIQNGAHTLMDLSTGGDLPAIRRMVLSSPVPVGTVPIYEAVRRAGSVRDVDADLLFTVIREHCRDGVDFLTLHCGVNQDVLRSLREDPRRMGVVSRGGSFHVAMMAAQEEENPLWSEFDYLCEILDEYQVVVSLGDGMRPGCHEDATREAKTVEYLNLGRLARRAHHLGIPRMIEGPGHMPLEQIGYNVRMIKELTDYAPLYLLGPLVTDIASGYDHVVGAIGGAIACKHGANFLCMVSPSEHLALPRVHDIIEGTRASVLAAHIGDLLAGREDARNREIMMGKARQELDWEKQFNLSLFPEVARSIHDRDQEKETCSMCGDLCAVKMVRDLFTTPDDNGTA from the coding sequence ATGGTACCTACCCAATATTCCCTTCCTGATACATCTGTCCTGAATACAATAGCTCAGGCTGAATCACTCGATAATGACCGGTTAATCAGACTGATACAGGCGGGAAGGGTAGTAGTCCCCCGAAATCCGAGACGGCTTTGCCCCCCCTGTGCCATCGGTGAAGGATGCAAAGTCAAGGTCAATGTCAATGTTGGCACGTCCCAGGGTCTCTGTGATCCCGCCCTCGAAAAGGAGAAAGCAGAGGCAGCGATTCAGAACGGTGCCCATACGTTGATGGATCTCTCGACAGGGGGTGATTTACCTGCTATCCGCCGTATGGTGCTTTCGTCTCCGGTACCGGTCGGGACCGTTCCTATCTACGAGGCTGTCAGAAGAGCAGGATCGGTCCGGGATGTTGATGCAGACCTCTTGTTTACTGTCATTCGGGAGCACTGTAGGGACGGGGTAGACTTTCTCACCCTGCACTGTGGGGTAAACCAGGATGTGCTCCGATCCCTTCGGGAAGATCCGCGCCGTATGGGGGTTGTTTCACGGGGAGGATCGTTTCATGTCGCTATGATGGCTGCACAGGAGGAGGAGAACCCTCTCTGGAGTGAATTTGATTACCTGTGTGAGATACTTGATGAATACCAGGTCGTGGTCAGCCTTGGTGACGGGATGCGTCCGGGCTGTCATGAAGATGCCACACGTGAGGCAAAGACGGTTGAATATCTAAACCTTGGCCGGCTCGCACGAAGGGCTCATCACCTCGGCATCCCCCGGATGATTGAAGGACCGGGTCACATGCCCCTTGAGCAGATTGGATACAATGTCCGGATGATCAAGGAACTGACTGATTATGCCCCGCTTTACCTCCTTGGCCCGCTGGTGACTGACATTGCGTCCGGGTATGATCATGTGGTTGGTGCGATTGGTGGTGCCATTGCCTGCAAGCATGGGGCAAATTTCCTGTGCATGGTATCTCCCAGTGAACACCTCGCTCTCCCCCGGGTTCATGATATTATTGAAGGGACCCGGGCCTCTGTTCTCGCAGCCCATATAGGGGATCTGCTCGCCGGCAGGGAGGATGCACGAAACCGTGAGATTATGATGGGAAAAGCCCGTCAGGAACTGGACTGGGAAAAACAGTTTAATCTTTCATTATTCCCCGAAGTAGCACGGAGTATCCATGATCGGGACCAGGAAAAGGAGACCTGCTCCATGTGTGGTGACCTGTGTGCGGTGAAGATGGTCCGGGATCTCTTCACGACCCCTGATGATAATGGAACAGCGTGA
- a CDS encoding MBL fold metallo-hydrolase, translated as MAVKFIPGRGMYANAYVARGTVLVDAGVTPMAIEAHRNTITHIILTHCHFDHIAYLPALQKMTGAKICIHEADAEGLIHDNLSLAMHFGEHSPGIIPDIILHGGEIIEGYEIIHTPGHTPGSICLYDRGTAELISGDTVFSDGAFGRYDFPGGSRSTLSDSIQKLTQLKVGGLYPGHGIPARENGERFIKAAAALIQSGYG; from the coding sequence ATGGCAGTAAAATTCATCCCAGGGAGAGGGATGTATGCAAATGCCTATGTTGCACGGGGTACGGTTCTGGTTGACGCCGGTGTGACCCCGATGGCAATAGAGGCGCATCGAAACACCATCACCCATATCATCCTGACCCATTGTCATTTTGATCATATCGCCTACCTTCCGGCTCTGCAGAAGATGACCGGGGCTAAGATCTGTATTCATGAGGCTGACGCAGAAGGACTCATACATGACAACCTCAGCCTTGCAATGCATTTCGGAGAACATTCTCCCGGAATCATCCCTGATATCATCCTCCATGGAGGGGAAATAATTGAAGGGTATGAGATCATCCACACTCCCGGCCATACACCGGGAAGCATCTGTCTGTATGACAGAGGAACAGCAGAACTCATCTCCGGTGATACGGTCTTTTCTGACGGCGCATTCGGACGGTATGACTTCCCGGGCGGGAGCAGGAGCACCCTTTCCGACTCAATACAGAAACTGACCCAGCTGAAGGTCGGGGGCCTATACCCCGGTCATGGAATTCCTGCACGGGAGAACGGAGAGCGGTTTATTAAGGCGGCTGCAGCCCTCATACAATCAGGATATGGATAA
- a CDS encoding GIY-YIG nuclease family protein, translating into MDKGAYILILKNDECRIQVGAQGQRTFSAGWHAYVGSALGPGGFSRVMRHFRLNRDKNKSPRWHIDSLLLSPYFQVVLACCIHTEERIECHLARHMTGTVIVGFGSSDCTCEGHLFYYPSDPYEYILRNIQSFAEKERNTFQIEVRTP; encoded by the coding sequence ATGGATAAGGGAGCATACATCCTCATTTTGAAGAATGATGAATGCAGGATTCAGGTAGGAGCACAAGGTCAGAGAACATTTTCTGCCGGATGGCATGCATATGTTGGGTCTGCCCTGGGACCAGGAGGGTTTTCCCGGGTAATGCGACATTTCAGATTGAATCGTGATAAAAATAAAAGCCCCCGCTGGCATATTGACTCACTCCTGCTTTCTCCCTATTTTCAGGTAGTCCTGGCCTGTTGTATCCATACCGAAGAGAGGATTGAATGCCATCTTGCCCGGCATATGACCGGGACTGTCATTGTGGGATTTGGATCATCAGATTGCACCTGCGAGGGCCATCTCTTTTATTATCCATCTGATCCCTATGAGTATATACTCCGTAATATTCAGTCTTTTGCTGAAAAGGAGAGAAATACGTTTCAGATTGAAGTTCGGACACCCTGA
- a CDS encoding type II glyceraldehyde-3-phosphate dehydrogenase — MIKVAINGYGTIGKRVADAVSAQKDMEIIGVSKTKPSAEALIAVQRGYPIYIADMSKKDAFAKAGIPVAGSVEDMLKKADIVVDGTPGGVGESNKALYEKAGVKAIWQGGEDHEVAGFSFNAHANYKDAIGRQFVRVVSCNTTGLCRVIKAVDDAFGVVKVRAVMVRRGADPHVVKKGPIDAVVLDPPTIPSHHGPDVNTVLPHIDIVTMAMIVPTTQMHMHAITIELKKEVSRDDVLAVMRSHNRIGLVQPKTAIKSTAELKEYVMDMGRPRSDLWENGIFEASVNMVGKELFFFQAIHQEADVVIENVDAIRAMMGEVRDPETSIRMTNEAMQFTAL, encoded by the coding sequence ATGATCAAAGTTGCAATTAATGGATATGGAACCATCGGAAAGCGTGTTGCGGATGCGGTCTCTGCCCAGAAAGATATGGAGATCATCGGGGTATCAAAGACAAAACCATCAGCCGAGGCCCTGATTGCTGTCCAGAGAGGGTACCCGATCTACATTGCTGACATGAGCAAGAAGGATGCATTCGCGAAAGCTGGAATCCCGGTTGCAGGTTCAGTTGAAGATATGCTCAAAAAAGCCGACATTGTTGTAGATGGAACCCCTGGCGGTGTCGGTGAATCAAACAAGGCCCTGTATGAGAAAGCAGGGGTCAAGGCTATCTGGCAGGGCGGTGAAGATCACGAGGTTGCAGGATTCTCATTCAATGCCCATGCAAATTACAAGGATGCGATTGGCAGACAGTTTGTCAGAGTTGTATCCTGTAACACCACCGGTCTCTGCCGGGTTATCAAAGCGGTGGATGATGCCTTCGGAGTTGTAAAAGTCCGGGCGGTCATGGTCAGAAGAGGAGCCGACCCGCATGTCGTCAAGAAGGGCCCGATTGATGCGGTCGTCCTTGACCCACCGACCATTCCCAGTCATCACGGGCCGGATGTCAACACCGTCCTTCCCCACATCGATATTGTAACCATGGCCATGATCGTACCGACGACCCAGATGCATATGCACGCCATCACCATAGAACTGAAAAAGGAAGTCAGTCGTGATGATGTACTCGCCGTCATGCGCAGTCACAACCGGATTGGTCTTGTCCAGCCAAAGACTGCGATCAAGAGCACGGCAGAACTCAAGGAGTATGTTATGGATATGGGCCGGCCACGTTCTGACTTATGGGAGAACGGCATATTTGAGGCATCGGTGAATATGGTTGGAAAGGAACTCTTCTTCTTCCAGGCTATCCATCAGGAGGCTGATGTCGTAATTGAGAACGTGGATGCAATCCGCGCGATGATGGGCGAAGTCAGAGACCCGGAGACTTCAATCAGGATGACCAACGAGGCCATGCAGTTTACTGCCCTCTAA
- a CDS encoding tyrosine--tRNA ligase, with product MDTYARVIRNTVEVVTDEELRSLLDRPVRKVYAGYEPSGEIHLGHLVTINKLIDLRDAGFEVTVLLADLHAFLNRKGTMEEVKKLAEYNRRCFEGLGLTDIKYVLGSSFQLSPEYQILVHELSQAITLNRAKRSMDEVGRQMDNPTVSQMVYPIMQMADIAMLGVDAALGGIDQRKIHMLAREYLPSKNYPSPVCIHVPILQGLDGKKMSSSQGNYISVAESEEDIRKKMKKAFCPPEVEDNPVLQVLQHHIFPRLDTVTIERPEKFGGNRTFGSYEEMEQAYAKGEIHPADLKTAVAESLITILAPVREYLK from the coding sequence ATGGATACATACGCCCGTGTAATACGGAACACGGTCGAGGTCGTTACTGACGAGGAACTGCGTTCCCTCCTTGACCGTCCGGTCAGAAAGGTCTACGCAGGATATGAGCCAAGTGGAGAGATCCATCTTGGACACCTGGTTACTATCAATAAACTGATAGACCTGAGAGATGCAGGTTTTGAAGTCACTGTTCTCCTTGCCGATCTCCACGCTTTCCTGAACCGGAAAGGAACGATGGAAGAGGTCAAAAAACTTGCAGAATATAACCGCCGCTGTTTTGAAGGGCTGGGCCTGACTGACATCAAATATGTGCTCGGGTCCAGTTTCCAGCTCTCCCCGGAGTATCAGATTCTGGTTCATGAGTTGTCCCAGGCCATCACCCTGAATCGTGCTAAGCGGAGTATGGATGAGGTCGGACGGCAGATGGACAACCCGACCGTCTCACAGATGGTATACCCCATTATGCAGATGGCTGATATTGCCATGCTTGGTGTTGATGCTGCACTTGGCGGAATTGATCAGCGGAAGATCCATATGCTGGCTCGTGAGTATCTGCCATCGAAAAACTATCCCTCCCCGGTCTGTATTCATGTCCCCATTCTTCAAGGACTTGACGGAAAGAAGATGTCCTCTTCCCAGGGCAATTACATATCCGTAGCAGAGTCGGAGGAGGATATCAGAAAAAAGATGAAAAAGGCGTTCTGTCCACCGGAGGTAGAAGACAACCCGGTCCTGCAGGTACTGCAGCATCACATCTTCCCACGACTTGACACCGTAACCATCGAACGACCAGAGAAGTTCGGGGGCAACCGGACATTTGGATCATATGAAGAGATGGAACAGGCGTATGCCAAGGGTGAGATTCATCCTGCTGACCTGAAAACGGCAGTCGCAGAAAGCCTGATTACCATCCTGGCACCGGTCCGTGAGTATCTTAAATAA
- a CDS encoding serine protein kinase RIO — translation MRDRQTDEFDKKVDELRTKIKGLDQLKVRDDVFDEYTLLGLYKLLSKGWITAMGGPISTGKEANVYLADRDGTPVAVKIYLTRTANFKKMQDYITADRRFINIGKSRRDVIFAWTRKEFSNLKRAEESGILVPHPLVFDRNVLVMDFLGDEHGAFPQLRLAEYEDAQAVYDEILEDIRILWRKAKLVHGDLSEYNILYGKGHPYLIDMGQAVTLDHPHAPGFLKRDLEQLNRFFSEQCSTIEVSDTLDELCGSSLQ, via the coding sequence TTGAGAGATCGACAGACAGATGAATTTGATAAGAAGGTCGATGAACTCAGGACCAAAATAAAGGGACTTGACCAGCTGAAGGTCAGGGATGATGTATTTGATGAATACACCCTCCTCGGCCTCTATAAACTTCTTTCCAAGGGGTGGATTACGGCAATGGGGGGGCCCATATCCACCGGTAAAGAGGCGAATGTCTATCTTGCCGACCGGGACGGAACTCCTGTGGCGGTCAAGATCTATCTGACACGGACTGCGAATTTTAAAAAGATGCAGGATTACATCACTGCTGACCGGAGATTTATTAATATCGGGAAAAGCAGGAGGGATGTAATCTTTGCCTGGACCAGAAAAGAGTTTTCAAACCTGAAACGTGCAGAAGAGAGCGGAATACTGGTACCTCACCCTCTGGTTTTTGACCGGAATGTCCTGGTCATGGATTTTTTGGGAGATGAACATGGGGCATTTCCTCAGCTGAGGCTTGCAGAGTATGAAGATGCTCAGGCGGTATATGACGAGATACTGGAGGATATCAGGATTCTGTGGAGGAAAGCAAAACTGGTTCATGGGGATCTTTCAGAATATAACATTCTCTATGGCAAAGGACATCCATATCTGATAGATATGGGTCAGGCAGTAACCTTGGATCACCCCCATGCTCCGGGTTTTTTAAAACGCGATCTGGAACAGCTGAACCGGTTCTTTAGTGAGCAGTGCTCTACAATTGAGGTATCAGACACACTTGATGAGCTGTGCGGCTCATCCCTACAATAA
- a CDS encoding KH domain-containing protein, protein MQQETRITQERIGVLIGKKGLTKREIEEKTKTRIQVDSEEGLVSIEGEDADGFIQAVETVKAIARGFSPERAAILLEDPDLYLEIIELSEYAGSDSKIERIRGRIIGRDGRSRAQIQDMTATEISVYGKTVGIIGTIEQVKIAREAVEMLIKGVSHESVFSFLEKKRRELKQDMISYYY, encoded by the coding sequence ATGCAACAGGAAACACGAATAACCCAGGAACGAATAGGGGTTCTTATTGGAAAGAAAGGGCTTACGAAGAGGGAGATTGAGGAGAAGACAAAAACGCGGATACAGGTTGACAGTGAGGAGGGGCTGGTCAGCATCGAGGGTGAGGATGCAGACGGGTTTATCCAGGCTGTTGAGACCGTAAAGGCAATAGCCCGGGGATTTTCTCCTGAACGGGCAGCAATATTACTTGAAGATCCTGACCTCTATCTTGAGATCATCGAACTCTCTGAATATGCCGGAAGTGACTCAAAAATTGAGCGGATAAGGGGGAGAATCATCGGACGTGACGGCCGGTCACGAGCCCAGATCCAGGATATGACGGCGACAGAGATATCCGTATATGGCAAAACCGTTGGTATCATCGGCACCATTGAACAGGTAAAGATAGCCAGGGAAGCGGTTGAGATGCTCATCAAAGGTGTGTCACATGAATCGGTCTTCTCATTCCTTGAAAAGAAACGCCGTGAATTAAAACAGGATATGATCAGTTACTACTACTAA
- a CDS encoding ATP-dependent DNA helicase, with product MEIASLPLPDSFIRACHAKGIRSLYPPQAECIEKGLLEGKNLLISIPTASGKTLLAEMAMWSRIAAGGKCLYIVPLRALASEKYDEFSKKGVIRVGIATGDLDRTDAYLGENDIIVATSEKTDSLLRNRTPWLSQITCIVLDEVHLIGSENRGATLEMVITKLRYTNPVMQIIGLSATIGNPAQLAEWLDATLITSTWRPVDLRQGVYYNGKIRFSDSERPIQGKTKHDDLNLCLDTIEEGGQCLVFVSSRRNAEGFAKKAAGALKAGSPDSKALAQELRRLRDRDEGNVLADCVERGAAFHHAGLIRQERTIIEEGFRNGYIEVIAATPTLAAGLNLPARRVIIRDYNRFASGLGMVPIPVGEYHQMAGRAGRPHLDPYGEAVLLAKDAPSVERLFETFIDAEAERVDSQCVDDASLCAHILSLIATGFAHDQEALSSFMERTFYFFQHPKTRSLPRLVADAIRFLTTAGMVEERENTLSATRLGSLVSRLYLNPCTARLILDSLKSCKTPTLIGLLHVICVSPDMQRLYLKAADTQLLRTFLFKHKDDLILPLPFEQEEEELWLSGLKTALVLTDWADEFSEGMIEERYGIGAGDLYNIVDSGKWLLHGTERLVSVEMPEMSQVVKTLSVRVHHGVKSELLPLVALRNIGRVRARTLYNAGYPDPEAVARAGLSTIARIIGEGIARQVIDEITGVKRSGIHSSDDDYQQKTPELLTDIPGIGKKMAEKLQNAGIITVSDLLTADEVLLSDVLGAARARKVLAFLSNSEKENSSSDKTEEIPDTQKIRGQSSWEDFGC from the coding sequence ATGGAGATTGCATCACTCCCCCTCCCCGACTCTTTTATCAGAGCCTGTCATGCAAAGGGGATCAGGTCACTCTACCCACCACAGGCGGAATGTATAGAGAAGGGATTATTGGAAGGGAAAAATCTCTTAATATCGATTCCGACTGCAAGTGGGAAGACCCTCCTTGCCGAGATGGCGATGTGGTCACGGATAGCCGCAGGGGGAAAATGTCTTTATATTGTACCACTCAGGGCACTTGCATCTGAAAAATACGATGAATTTTCAAAGAAAGGGGTCATCAGGGTCGGTATCGCCACCGGTGATCTTGACCGGACCGATGCATACCTTGGTGAGAATGATATCATTGTGGCAACGAGTGAGAAGACTGACTCACTACTTCGAAACCGGACACCCTGGCTCTCACAGATCACCTGCATCGTGCTGGATGAGGTCCACCTGATCGGGTCAGAGAACCGGGGGGCTACTCTTGAGATGGTCATAACCAAGCTCAGGTACACAAATCCAGTTATGCAGATCATCGGTCTGTCTGCAACGATTGGAAACCCGGCCCAGCTCGCAGAATGGCTTGATGCTACGTTGATCACCAGCACCTGGCGACCGGTTGACCTTCGTCAGGGAGTTTATTATAATGGGAAGATACGATTTTCTGACTCGGAACGTCCGATCCAGGGAAAAACCAAGCATGATGATCTGAACCTCTGTCTTGATACGATAGAAGAAGGAGGACAGTGCCTGGTCTTTGTTTCTTCACGAAGAAATGCTGAGGGGTTTGCGAAAAAAGCAGCAGGGGCATTAAAAGCCGGCAGCCCGGACTCAAAGGCCCTCGCACAAGAACTTCGGAGACTTCGTGACCGGGATGAAGGAAATGTCCTTGCTGATTGCGTGGAGCGGGGGGCCGCATTCCATCATGCCGGTCTTATACGGCAAGAGCGGACAATAATTGAGGAGGGGTTTCGAAACGGCTATATTGAGGTTATTGCCGCTACCCCGACCCTCGCTGCTGGTCTCAATCTTCCGGCACGACGGGTCATCATACGGGATTATAACCGGTTTGCCTCAGGTCTTGGTATGGTCCCGATCCCGGTCGGGGAGTATCACCAGATGGCCGGACGGGCAGGAAGGCCCCATCTTGATCCCTATGGAGAGGCAGTCCTTCTGGCAAAGGATGCACCGAGCGTTGAACGACTTTTTGAAACCTTCATCGATGCAGAAGCGGAACGAGTAGATTCACAGTGCGTGGATGATGCGTCGTTGTGTGCTCATATCCTCTCTCTTATCGCAACCGGATTTGCCCATGATCAGGAGGCATTGTCATCATTCATGGAACGCACCTTTTACTTTTTTCAGCATCCCAAAACCCGTTCGCTCCCCCGGCTGGTTGCTGATGCGATCCGGTTCCTCACCACGGCAGGGATGGTAGAGGAGAGAGAGAATACACTTTCAGCAACCAGGCTTGGTAGTCTGGTCTCCCGGCTGTACCTCAATCCCTGCACGGCACGCCTGATCCTGGACAGCCTGAAGTCATGTAAAACTCCGACACTTATCGGACTGCTTCATGTCATCTGTGTCTCACCTGATATGCAGCGGCTGTATCTCAAGGCTGCTGACACCCAGCTTCTCCGGACATTTCTCTTTAAACACAAGGATGACCTCATATTACCCCTTCCTTTTGAACAGGAGGAGGAAGAACTCTGGCTCTCCGGTCTGAAGACCGCTCTGGTCCTGACCGACTGGGCTGATGAATTTTCAGAGGGGATGATAGAGGAGCGGTATGGAATCGGAGCCGGGGATCTCTATAATATCGTAGACTCCGGCAAATGGCTCCTCCATGGAACGGAACGACTGGTTTCTGTCGAGATGCCGGAGATGAGCCAGGTTGTAAAGACGCTCTCGGTCAGGGTTCATCATGGAGTAAAATCAGAGCTTCTGCCTCTCGTTGCTCTCCGTAATATCGGTCGCGTTCGTGCAAGAACTCTGTATAATGCAGGATATCCGGATCCTGAAGCGGTAGCACGGGCAGGGCTTTCAACGATTGCACGAATCATTGGGGAAGGAATTGCACGGCAGGTTATCGATGAAATTACCGGAGTGAAGAGATCCGGAATACACTCATCCGACGATGATTATCAGCAGAAAACACCTGAGTTATTAACCGATATTCCGGGAATTGGTAAAAAAATGGCTGAAAAACTCCAGAATGCTGGCATAATTACAGTTTCTGACCTGCTGACTGCTGATGAGGTGCTCCTCTCGGATGTTCTCGGGGCAGCCAGGGCAAGAAAAGTCCTGGCATTTCTATCTAATTCTGAAAAAGAAAACTCATCTTCAGATAAGACAGAAGAGATCCCTGATACGCAGAAGATTAGGGGCCAGTCTTCCTGGGAGGATTTTGGATGTTAA
- the cgi121 gene encoding KEOPS complex subunit Cgi121, with translation MLTQEHGYTDEYDIIPVRVTIKDRAEFLDMIRKTGEKYGVTIVCLNRNMIAGFEHVKTALVHAIRAWREDRMIARSLEMEVLLYAAGTRQTGQIAPFGPENGINDCYLCIIPPKPEAVTSLLEGMEEVRDDDRSLMSEEKKSRLIQFFEVTSEELEVTGPDRLTDLICERCALLAVNR, from the coding sequence ATGTTAACACAGGAACACGGATATACTGATGAATATGATATCATCCCGGTCAGAGTGACCATCAAGGACCGGGCAGAATTTCTTGATATGATCAGAAAGACCGGAGAAAAATATGGCGTGACTATTGTGTGCCTGAACCGGAACATGATTGCCGGGTTTGAGCATGTGAAAACCGCCCTGGTTCATGCTATCCGCGCCTGGAGAGAAGACCGGATGATCGCACGAAGTCTTGAGATGGAGGTCCTGCTCTATGCCGCCGGTACCAGGCAGACCGGGCAGATTGCCCCGTTTGGACCTGAAAATGGTATTAATGACTGCTATCTTTGTATAATTCCTCCAAAACCGGAAGCCGTCACATCGCTTCTGGAGGGAATGGAGGAGGTCAGGGATGATGACAGGAGTCTGATGTCTGAAGAGAAAAAAAGCAGACTTATACAGTTTTTCGAGGTGACGTCTGAAGAACTGGAGGTAACTGGTCCGGACCGCCTGACAGATCTCATATGTGAACGGTGTGCTCTCCTGGCTGTGAACCGGTAA
- a CDS encoding HAMP domain-containing protein, which produces MVQWYHSIITKLTVAFVILILVIAGLSVLYTFGATKSAFKETTQDELVALASVIATQIDGDILAALQPGDEVTPEFITMRDQLYAMQTSSPEILYLYTMKQTSDGIVFVVDAEYGISEDSAGIGDVYDTPTEEMKMGFQIPVAEHEYTTDQWGTVISGYAPVKNAAGEVTGIVGVDMSATRVIERQDFIGNIIYLIMLIGIGITAVIIGVISKTMIRDIRSLNDSAEKISTGDMNVLVTVERNDEIGELAGSFSRMVSSLKIMMMDDSP; this is translated from the coding sequence ATGGTTCAGTGGTATCATAGTATCATTACAAAACTCACCGTTGCTTTTGTCATTCTGATTCTGGTTATTGCCGGTCTGAGTGTGCTCTATACATTCGGAGCGACAAAATCAGCTTTTAAAGAGACTACGCAGGATGAACTGGTGGCTCTTGCCAGTGTTATTGCAACCCAGATAGACGGGGATATCCTTGCAGCGTTGCAACCTGGTGATGAGGTAACTCCTGAATTCATCACAATGCGGGATCAGCTCTATGCGATGCAGACCTCAAGCCCTGAAATTTTATACCTCTATACCATGAAACAGACCTCAGATGGGATTGTTTTTGTGGTTGATGCAGAATATGGAATATCAGAAGATTCTGCAGGTATTGGTGATGTATATGATACTCCCACAGAGGAGATGAAGATGGGATTCCAGATTCCGGTTGCAGAACATGAGTACACAACCGATCAGTGGGGAACCGTCATTTCAGGGTATGCCCCGGTAAAGAATGCAGCAGGAGAGGTCACCGGCATCGTTGGTGTTGACATGAGTGCGACCAGGGTCATCGAACGGCAGGACTTTATCGGGAACATCATCTACCTGATCATGCTGATTGGTATTGGCATCACCGCGGTCATCATCGGGGTCATCAGTAAGACCATGATTCGGGATATAAGAAGCCTGAATGATTCTGCCGAAAAGATCTCCACCGGTGATATGAACGTTCTGGTGACGGTTGAACGAAATGATGAGATCGGGGAACTTGCCGGGTCATTTAGCAGGATGGTCTCAAGTCTTAAGATCATGATGATGGATGATAGTCCCTAG